The following DNA comes from Nitrospirae bacterium YQR-1.
AATCATCCGATTCCATGTAGCAGAGTTTATCGTTTTCCTGAATCCCCTTTTCATCAAAATCATATGTACAGTACCAGAGCCGGTACTTTCCGTTGTCATATAAAAGCGTGCTGTATGCGCCGATTAAGCCCAGAGGATCATCTGAGACAACCGGCAGTTCTGATATTTCGGGTTTTATTATTTTAAGCTCTATACCATAGGGACTTAACCACGGATGCGTCCCGTGCTTATCCTGGTAGAACCTCCAAAACGGCATTCCATAGCCGGCTTCAACATACCACCAATCAAAAAACATGTTTTTGACGCCGGCACTAAATTTCATGGGAATGTGGATATCTTCCGAGGCTCTCACTGTCTTTCCCCCGGGAGCTCCACTGTAAAGAGGGCTCCTTTTTCAATGTTTTCAACCCTCAGTACGCCACCCATGTTATCCTCTATTATTGTCTTAGCTATGGACATACCTATGCCCGTTCCCTGTAAACCCTTGGACGTTACATAGGGCTCAAAAATCAACGGCAATATGTCTGCCGGTATTCCACCGGCATTGTCTTGTATTTTTATTACAGTCCTCACCCCGTCTTTTTTTACACTTATATCCACTATACGCTCTTTTATATTGTTTGACAAAAAAGCGTCCCTTGCATTGTTAAGAAAATTAATTATTGTCTGTTTAAATTCATTTGGATATCCATAGGCGGTTGCCTGCTTATCTCCTGTTACATTGATAACGATATCTGCAATCTTATACTGTTTACCTATAATATCCAGAGCGTTTTGTATTGCCTCAGCAGGATAAAATATTTTCTTTTCCTTTGAGGGTTTAAAAAAATCCCTGAAGTCATCTATTGTTTTTGACATATACTCTATCTGCCTCATCCCATCCTTTACCTGATAAGACAGGAAATCATTATAAGCTTGCGCATCCATGCCTTGATTTTCCAAATCCTGGATTATGAGAGCCAACACATTTAGCGGCTGCTTCCATTGATGGGCTATTGCGTTAATCAGCTCTCCCATCTGTGCCGCCCTGCTCTGAATTTCCAACATTTTTTTAGTTTTTTGCGCCATATCACGCGCCTTTACAGCATCATCTCTCAACTTACCTCTTTCCAACTCAAGAGCCGTAATTTCCGTAAGTGTTATGATGTAATAAGAATATGGAAATTTCCCGGCTGTCACCACAAACGGTTTTCCTTCTCTCTCCGTGCCATGTTCCTTTAAATATACTACGTTTTCTTTATCGGAGGCATTAATTATGGCATCCAACCAGGCTGTTTTAGTTTTAAAATCAACAGTTTCATCATTTATTTTTACTATGAAGGCAGACATATCAATGCTGCTTTCTTTGAATTGCCCGAGGTTTTCAAATCCAAGAAAATTAAGAAAAGTTTTGTTTACATATTCTATCTCATTGCCGTCAATTGCCATCATGAAGGAGGGGTTGGAATCAAGGATAAACCTCATGGAATTTGTTTTCTTCTCTATTTCACGCCTTTGAAGAATTGTTAATGCTGATTTGTATATGGCCTCAAGTAGTTTATCAGGATTAGTGGGCTTGGTTGTATAACTGTCAATTCCAATATCAATTGCCTGTATGAGATACCTTGGTTCGTTAAAGGCAGTGAGGATTATAACCGGCACGTTGTAATCTATGTCTTTTATGGCCTGTGCCATAGTTAATCCGTCCATTTTCGGCATTTGAATGTCGGTAACTACAATGTCCGGCCTGTGTTTTTCAAATAAATCCAACCCCTCAGAACCATCCCCTGCTACATAAAGCACCCCGATATCCATGCTAAGAATATCCTGAAGTTCCTCTCTTGTATCCATCTGATCTTCAACATAGAGGACAGATATGAGCTTTAAGACTTTTCTATCGTATTTTCCTGTTTTCATAATCATGGATGAGAACCGGCTTTTAAGCCACAACAGGTAATTCTATCAAAAACTCCGCACCGCCGTCAACATTAGAAACTTTAAGTGAGCCGTTCATGTTATTTTCTATAATCATTTTTGACATATAAAGTCCTACTCCGGTCCCTTTGCCCTGTTCCTTTGTGGTAAAGTATGGATCAAATACTCTGTCAATTATGTGTTGTGGAATGCCGCCGGCATTGTCCCTGAATTTCAAAAAAGCTCTTTTATCGTTTACCCCGATTGTTATTAAAACCTTGCCGGGATGAACAGAATGCTCGATAATGGCATCCTTTGCATTTGAAAATAAATTTAGCAGTGCCTGTGAAAACTCATTCGGATAACCGGTTACCGTTGTATCTTCCACAATCTCAAGAGACACATCGATACCGCTGTTTTTAAAGCCTGCATCAAACAGCGAGATAGTACTTTGAAGTGATTTAGCTAGACTGAAGTTTTCCTTTACTTTGTCGGGTTTAAAGAAATTTCTGAAATCATCTATTGTTGTTGACATTCCCTCGATGAGCTTCTGTCCTTTCGCTACGGATGCAGCCATCATTTCCTGTGTAAGTGTACCCTCAGTAAAGGCGCGGTTAAATTTATAAAAAATAAGGCTGAGTACGTTTATGGGCTGTCTCCACTGATGCGCAATGTTGCCTATCATCTCGCCCATTGCAGCAAGCCGTGACTGCTGAATAAGCATCTTTTCCTGCTTCATGCGTTTCACCGCCTCATCAAGAACCCGTTGCTCAAGAGTTGCGTTTAATTCCTCAAGCAGGTTTGTTTTAAATCTGAGTTCATCTTCAGCCTTTTTACGCTCAGTTAGTTCCTCAGCAAGCATGATATTTATTTCGGCCAGCTCCTGAGTTCTTGTATTTACAAGCTCCTGGAGATTTTGCTTGTGATACTCAAGTTCCGAATTCCATGCCTGAATCTTTGAAAGCATTTCATTAAAACCCCGGGCAAGCATACCCATTTCGTCATCACTTTCCACCACCGCCCTTATTGCATAGTTTTTCTCCTTTTCCACTTTGTTCATAACTTCCAGGATGTTAACGATGGGCCTTATGATTGACTTCTGAAGCCTGAACATAAAGAAAATTGCGATTAAAGAGGCAGCAACGGAGATTAAGATTTCCAAAAGTAGTTTTCTGATAAGGCTTTTGTAGAGAGCTTTTATATCCGATCTGATATAAACAGTACCACTGTACTCATTGTTATAAGTGATTGTTTGAAAAACCTGCAGAGAACCTTTTTCAAAAAAAGCTCCGTCTTTGAGCGGCAGTGGCGGCGACACCTTAGCACTGAGATTTTCATTAATATACTGTGCAAACACTGTTCCATCTTTAGAATATAGCACTGCATGCTCTATATTGGGAGAGTATCTTAATGTTTTTAAAATCTCATTTGCTCTTTTTTTGTCATAAAACAAGATGGAGGCAATGCTGTTTTTAGCTATCATCTGAGCCTTTAATGTTATATCGTTAGTCAAAGCCGTTTTAAAGGAAACTATCTCCTCAGTGTCAACCACTATGCCTATTAAAATAACAACAATCCCAATGGAAAAAAGATTAATTTGCATTAATCTTTTTCTGATGTTTCCCCGTGTAAAGTTAAGCATCGTTCCGGGGGGTTATTCCCCGCCTGCCAGCTCAAGCAGTTGTGAGCTAATGGTAAGGCCGGCTTTCTTTGCAGCCTCGTTATTGATTTTAAACTTAACCACATTGTCTCTTATATAAAACCGTATGATTCCCCCGTTTTTATCAAAAGATTCATGGTCGGAAATTGTTAACACCGGTTTATTCATAAGCTGGTTCAAAAGCGGTGTAATTTGAGAGGCATCCGATGAGCCGATAAATAATATGTGACAAGCAGAGAGTTCTTTTGTCTCTGTAACCGTCCGGATTTTAACCATCTTTACACCACATTCTTTTTCTTTAAGCGAGTCAAGTACTGTAAAAATTGGGTTGCCGCCTAATACGCAGATATTTAAAAAGTTGTTTGTACCTGACATGGCGGTACCAGGCCATTCCACAAATACAGGGAAATTCAGGATACAAACTGCTTTCATTTCAAGTTCGCTCTTAGGGGCGCATAGCAGTGTAGCAGGAGTTGTGACAAATACCAAAAATGCTGACAGTACTAAGCAGAACTTTAAAATATATCCCTGCCCCTTTAACACTTTAACCCGCCAACCGTGGTGCTTCATTAGATTGCTCAAAAACACCTTTCAAGCTCAAATCACCTCTGATGAGATTAAAACCCAAAAATTCCGCTGATAAACCACATAACCGCCCATATCATTACAAATATTTTTCTCATAACTTTAAATTCACCTTAATATGATATTTCAAATGTTCTCATAAAATTTATATTTTAAATATCCATCTAAATGTAGTCAATTAAAAATAAATGTAGTTCCTTAATAGATGATAACACAAACAAATCAGGAAAAGCCTCTGCTTTAGCATATATTGCGGCAAAAGCCGGCACAATGGCAGGGGATAATTCCAATTCTAATTCATTTGTCTAACTTTGTTGGCTTCGTCAAAAGCTCCGGGGTGTGCTCTCCCCTAAAGGGCATAAACGCTCAAATAATATAGGCTATATAGAGTTTAGCATGTCGATTTGTAATTTCCTCTTCCTTGTGTTTTCCATTAGACGTTCTATTATTATGTACCAACGCTATAGGGCACTATCTATTGATAACCTTATACCCCCGCAGGGCTGGTTTAACCCCTGCGGGAGATGGTTCCAAATTAGAAATAGGCAATGTTCATTTTTATCCAGACGCTGCGTCCGGGTTCATAAATGCGAGTGTTTGCGGGGGTGACATACCCCGGTACAGTTGCATAGCTTTTTGAGAGATGCTCGGCATAGTTTTGATTAAACACATTATCGAGCCCTGCGGTTAACTGCACTATCTTTGTGGGACGCCAACCGCCGTTTATCGAAAGCACACCAAAACCCGGTGTTGAACCGATATCCATACCGTTTTGCACTATATTTCCCGAACCGGCATCATAACGGTCCTGAGAGGCAACAAGACGCCACAGTGCTCCGAAGGAAAAGATTTTATTGTCGTATTCGCCGCTTAGTTTAAACTCAAGAGGCGGCTGCTGTGCAAGGGCTTTATGGTCGGTATCGTTTTGACCGTAAACGTAAGCCAAAGACGCCGTTGTCTTAATTGTATCGGTAAATCTGTACGTAACATCCCCCTCCCCGCCAAGCACTGTGGCGTCTATATTGCGGGTGAGGGTAGGAGATGGAGACCAGCGTATCAAAATATAATCGTTGATCTTACCGGCAAAACCTGCAAGCGAGCCCGACCATCTGCCGGACTTCCAGTTAAGCCCAATGTCAAACTGAGTTGTTTTTTCAGGATTGGTAGTTAAGAAGGCGCTCTTGCCTGTGGAAGTTGATGTTGCACTTGAGTCGTACTGCAGGCGTTCCCAATAGTCAGGGAAACGCTCAGCGTGCCCGATACCTGCATACCAAACTCCAAGGTTATTTCCAAGTTGTCCTTCATAACGGATAAAGCCGCTGGGAAGCGCATCTCTGTCCCACATGCCTTTGGTATTGTTGGGATTGCTTTTGCACATTGTGCCGCCACCGACACAACTGCGGCTGTCCAGGGCCTCATGTAAATCAAGGCGCAAGCCTCCAACTATCAAGCTGTCTTTTGAAAGGATAAATGTTGTTTCACCAAATACCCCGTACTGCTTAAACCGCATATCCTCATTACGTGATGCAGACTCATAAGTGCTCGTTGCAGCAGCAGCGCTCTTTGCATTCATCACCATGCGCCCTGTGTGTATGTCATGCTTTGTGTCCAGACCAACTACCATGCTTGCTATATCAGATACAGCTAAGGTGGATTTTATGTGTCCGCCCACGGTTAAACGGTCGGGGTTCATGGCTGAATACATGCCCGATGTGTTTGTGCGTAAGTTGTAGTTATCCATCACATGGTCAACGTAGTTGTAGTAAAGCTGTGCCTCGAGCTTTTTCCAAACATTAGAGATATTTTCTCTGGTAAATTTAAGTGCAATGTTCTCACGGTCGAATTTTGAGCCATCCATAGTGCGGTCGGCATAAGCGGCCTCACCATCGCTTTTGATTGCGGATAGCTCAAGAAGCGTATCACTGTTTGGGGTCCAGCCCACTGCCGCACTGCTACTCCATCGTGTGTAGTAAGAATGAACCGTATTGCCGTTTCCGTCTTTGTAGTCGTCTGAATCTGTGCGTGTTGCGGTAAATTGTGCATAGCCTTTTTCAACACCGCCGCGGATGTCGGCAACCTGATCGTTACGGCCAAAGCTGCCGGCTGTAAGACTGCCGTTAAATGTAATTCCGGGGGTCTTAAAGCGTTTTATTTCTCTTTCATAGAGCACGGCTCCCGCTGAACTGCCTGCACCGTTAAGAACTGATTCCGGACCCTTTATAACGGTAATACGATCGTAGGATTCAGGGAAAACGTAAGCCGTAGGCGGGTCCATTCTGCCGCCGCAGCCCCCAAATATCTGTTGTCCGTCAAGGAGGATGTTAAGTCTTGATCCCGACATTCCCCTTAGCACGGGGTCACCGTCCGTGCCGCCTTTGCGAATGATGGAAAAGCCCGGTATGCTCTTTAGATACTCCGCTCCGTCATGGGCCGGAACCGGCTGGTGGGGGGCTTTAGGGTTAGTCGTAACAGTAAGCGGCGCATCACTTACGGGCGCTGTAACCACTACTTCCTCAAGATTATAAATACCGCGTGAGGTTGCGTTGTCCAATGCCTCCACAATTGGCGGAACTATCAATAATGCCCATCCAATAAGCGTAAGCACTGCAAATTGAATGATTAATTTATACGATAATTTTGCAAAAAATAATCGCAGCTTTTTTACATCTCCGTACATCAAACTACACCTCCGAGCCATAATATTACACCATAATGAATATCAACAAAACCCCTTTAAAATATTTTAGTATTGTAACTATGTGCCCTTAGTAAAGGGGTATTAATACCAGATAGCAGTCAAAAGAGCAACGAGGCGGCAAGGAGAAAGCGACACCTTCCCTTACAGGGGATTCCCCTTTAGAGGAGACGTCAAGGAGCTTTCGAACAAGCCAACAAAGTTAATCGAATGACTGCGAATTGGTATGAACTACTTTTGGCTTTTATACGGATTGAGGTGGATGACTTATTTCGGTTAGAAGAACTGGTTTATGGGAGGTAAAACCTTGAAAACTTTTTGGTTCAGATATATCAAATAAAAGGATTTCAGAATTTTGCTCAATAATAACCGGCATCTCAGAGGCCGGCACACCACCGATTGAGGTGTTACAGACATCGAGAGTTAAAATTGCGGCTTGCCCCTTAGCAAAGTGCCCGCCCGTAACCACACCCTCTGTAACCGCTAAAGTTAAGACAAATGCTGCAAGTAAAATCACCCCCGCTACTTTCATGCAGAAGTTTAGTAAGATTGATAAATAAAAGTCAAGTGGTGTGAAGAGTGTTACAGGATTTACAGTTACATGATTTAAGGCATAAGAAAAAACTCTTGACATAATCATGCTATAAGAATAATCATAACTGGTACAATAGAAGACATAGCCGGAGGACACAAGAAATGAAAAGGGCATTAATAACCGGTGTAACAGGACAGGATGGCTCGTATCTTGCGGAATTGCTGCTTGATAAGGGATATGAAGTATATGGTCTGATACGCCGTAGCAGCACGTTTAATACACTCAGAATAGATCATCTCTATGTTGACCCTCATGACACAGGGGCAAGGTTTTTCCTTGAATATGGAGACTTATCTGATTCCGGGACTTTGACTAATCTGATTTATAATGTAAAACCTGATGAGATATACCACCTTGCAGCACAGAGCCATGTCAGGGTAAGCTTTGACATGCCGGAATATACCGGGGATATAACAGGCCTTGGAACGATACGAATCCTGGAAGCTATCAGAAGAAGTGGTGTTGGAGCGAGGTTTTATCAGGCCTCATCATCGGAGATGTTTGGATGTGCCACACCTCCTCAGGATGAAACCACGTCTTTTCATCCCAGAAGCCCATACGCTGCGGCAAAGGTCTATGCCTACTGGATAACTGTAAACTACAGGGAGGGTTACGGTTTGTTTGCATGTAACGGGATTTTATTTAACCATGAATCTCCGCGGCGCGGCGAAACTTTTGTGACAAGAAAAATAACCCGGGCCCTTGCTTCTATGGTAGCGGCAAATCAAAAAAAACTCTATCTTGGAAATCTGGATGCAAGGCGTGACTGGGGATTTGCCCCTGAGTACGTGGAGCTTCAGTGGTTAATGCTTCAACAGGACAGAGCTGAAGACTATGTTATCGGAACCGGGCAAAGCTGGTCGGTCAGGGATTTTGTCGTAAATGCTTTTGAGTATGCCGGTATTGAGTTACGGTGGGAGGGCACGGGTGTAAGCGAGAAAGGGATTGTTCAGTCCTGCGCCAATTCGCTGCCATTTAAGGCCGGTGATGTAGTTATTGAAATAGACAGCAGGTATTTCAGGCCGACGGAGGTTGACTACCTTCTTGCTAATACTAAAAAGTCAAAGGACAAATTGGGTTTTGAGCCTAAAATTACATTTAACGAACTGGTCAAAATCATGGTGGACGCCGATTTGGAGGCTGCAGGATTAAAGAGCCCAGGGCAGAGCCGCAGGATTCTTAGCAGCAAGGGATTTAACTGGATAAAAAAGTAACCTTATTTGGAAGGGAAATTACAAGATATGAATATAGATTCTAAAATATACTTAAGCGGGCATTTGGGATTGGTAGGCAGCGCCATACTGAGGCGTTTAAAGGCAGGCGGGTATTCAAACATAGTGCTCAGAAATCGGCAAGAGCTTGATTTGAAATCTCAACAGGCGGTGAGGGAATTTTTTGAGACGGAAAAACCGGAATACGTGTTTTTAGCAGCCGCACGGGTAGGCGGGATACTGGCAAATAACACCTATCCCGCCGAGTTTATTTACGATAATCTCCTGATAGAGACAAACGTGGTTCACAGCGCATATTTAACCGGCGTAAAGAAACTGCTTTTTTTGGGAAGTTCCTGTATTTACCCTAAGTTTGCCCCTCAGCCTATGAAAGAGGAGCATCTTCTGTCGGGCATTCTGGAGCCTACAAATGAGCCCTATGCTGTGGCTAAAATAGCAGGCATAAAGCTCTGTCAGTCATACAACAGGCAGTACGGAACCGTGTATATATCCGCAATGCCTACTAACCTCTACGGCCCTAACGACAACTATGACCTTGCTAATTCCCACGTTGTCCCTGCGTTGATAAGAAAATTCCATGAAAGCAAACTTCTGATAGAAAGCGGGGTAAAGACTCCGGTTGTCTTGTGGGGGACAGGGAGTCCAAAAAGGGAGTTTTTGCATGTAGATGATCTTGCCGATGCGCTTGTTTTTATGATGCATACTTATAACGAAAGCGAAATAGTGAATATTGGTACGGGCACAGACCAGAGTATAGCGGAGCTTGCCACTATAGTGAAAGACATTGTAGGCTACAGAGGTGAGGTTATCTGGGATACCTCAAAGCCCGACGGAACTCCGCGTAAACTCCTTGACGTATCAAAACTTACAAAACTTGGATGGCACCATAAAATAAGTCTAACAGATGGAATCAGGAATGCGTATGAGTGGTTTTGTGAAAACTATTATAGAATCAGAGCGTAGGAGTTCTTGTATAATTCCAATTCTAATACCAAGTTGACTTGGTATTAGAAACCCATCTTTACAATAGCACAGTACGTCTATTGATAAAATATCCGTAAAATGGTACAATTCCCACCAAAGGAGACAGGTAAAATGGCAATGAAATTTAATAAGTTTTTCACGGTATTTATAACGCTTTCATTAGCGGTGATTTTAACAGGGTGCAGCAATAAGGAAAGCAGCGTCAAGACGGAAAATGATGTTATTAAAATAGGGGTAATAGCGGAGCTGACCGGAGAGATTCCGGCGGTGGGGGCCTCATGCAAAAATGCCTCGGAAATGGCCGTTAAAGCAGTAAACGACAGCGGCGGCATTGATGTGGGCGGCAGGAAAATGAAAATAAAACTTCAGATTGAAGACAACGCCGGACGTGCCGAACAGGCCGCTTCCGCCGCTCAGAAACTGATAACTCAGGAAAAGGTTGTCGCCATAATCGGGCCAAACTCAAGTGCCGGCGCTATTCCCGCATCAGAGATAACAGAGACGTCAAAAATCCCGATGATTACACCATGGTCAACAAATCCTAAAACGACTCTTGACACTCGTCTGGGAAAACCCAAACGCTATGCCTTCAGAGCCTGCTATATGGATTCTTTTCAGGGACAGGTGCTGGCACATTTCGCCCAAAACAATATAAAGGCAAAAAAGGCAGCCATCCTGTTTGACTCATCCTCGGAGGTACTAAAGGGCCAAGCGGAGGTGTTTAAGAGTACTTTTGAAAAAAACGGCGGCAGCATCTCCGCCTATGAAAGCTATACCCAGGGAGACAGAAATTTCTCAGCTCAACTTACCAACATTAAAAACTCAGCTCCCGACATCGTATTCCTGCCATCCTACTACAGCGATGTCCCACTTCAGGTTCAACAGGCACACCGGCTCGGGATGACTACCCCATTTCTAGGCAGTGACGCATGGGCAAGCAGCGATCTGCTTAAGCTCTGTGGTAAAGACTGTGAAGGGTTTTTCTTTAGCAGCCACTACAGCGCTTCTTCCAAATCACCTGATACGGAAAAATTCGTAAAAGCCTACGAGACCATATATAAAAACACCCCCGATGATGTCGCAGCCCTCACTTATGACTCCCTCGGTATTCTCTTTCAGGCTGTTAAAACAGCCGGCAAGGCCGAACCGGAGGCTATCAGAAATGCCATATCTCAGATAAGAGACTACCACGGTGTTACCGGAAATATCTCATTCACTCAGGACTCAGGGGACCCTGTAAAAGGTGTTGTTATACTGGAAATTAAAAACGGAGCTTTCAACTGGTATGCAGACGTTAACCCCTAAGCCGGACTGAATGAGTTACTTAGTTCAGCAACTCCTTAACATGCTTCAACTGGGCAGCCTTTATGCTCTTATAGCCATTGGCTATACTATGGTTTACGGGGTGCTTTCCTTAATTAACTTTGCCCACGGGGATTTATTTATGCTGGGGGCTTTTCTTTTTTTTATTGTCATTACATTGCTGAAATTACCGTTTATTCCGGCACTAATCATAACCACAGCCTTAAGCGCATGTATGGGGGTTCTTACAGAGAGGCTCGCTTACAGGCCATTAAGGAATGCTCCTAAAATGTCTGCCATCATTACAGCCCTTGGCGTCGGTGTGTTTCTTGAAAACTTCACACTGGCACTGAGCCCCTACCCTCAACACATACCCGAGACGGTTACAAACCGTGCATGGCTTATAGGCAACGTAACGATGTCTTCAATACAGGCCATGATAATAGCAGTCTCCGTAACTCTAATGCTGATACTGGATTTTATAGTAAAAAAAACCAGATTTGGAATGGCCATAAGGGCAATATCATGGGACAGGGTTTCAGTTCCCCTGATGGGAATACCGGTTAACAGGATAATTTCTCAGACCTTTGCACTGGGGGCGGGGCTGGGCGGGGCAGCCGGCGTAATGTATTCATCCGCCTATCCTGTCATAGACCCATACATGGGAATAATGGTCGGCTGGAAGGCTTTTATCTCGGCGGTGGTTGGCGGGATTGGGAATGTCCGTGGTGCAATGCTGGGCGGTTACATCCTTGGTACTGTTGAAATAGCCGTCACTATGTTTCTACCCTCCACCTACAGAGACATTGTAGCATTTACACTGCTTTTAATTCTTTTAATATTTCGCCCTCATGGCATACTTGGAGTCCCTCGTTCCGTAAAACTATGAAAGCTGCAACCTTTACAAAAGTACTTACTGCGCCGGTTATTTTACTTGCCGGCTGTACTCTGTCCTACTCAGCCGGTAATTTTAACCTGCTTGACCGCTATATTGAGCTTATAGTTATGTATATCGGAATTAATTTAATACTGACACTCAGTTTAAATCTTGTAAACGGTTACATGGGGGAGTTTTCAGTCGGACATGCCGGATTTATGGCTATCGGAGCTTACACATCATCAATATTAACTGTTACGGTGTTTTCGCTTTCAATGGGAGCATGGATTTTTCCTTTGGCGGTTATTGCAGGGGGGCTGCTTTCAGCAATGGCAGGGCTTATTGTTTCCATACCGTCGTTTAAAACACGGGGGGATTATCTGGCCATTGTTACGCTTGCTTTTAACATGATTGTAAAATCGATAATCGAAAATGTGGATTTTCTGGGCGGCCCCAGAGGATACCTCGGAATAGCAAAGCTTACGTCTCTGATGTGGGTGTTTTTCTTTTCATTTATGGCTCTATGGGTTATAAGAAACTTTGTCTATAGCAACTATGGCAGAGGGATGGTCTCAATACGAGAGGACGAAACGGCGGCACTGCTTATGGGAGTGGATACTAAAAAGGTGAAGATTCTGACTTTTATGTTATCCTCGTTCTTTGCCGGTGTGGCAGGTGCTCTTTATGCGCATCTGTTACAGTTTATAAGCCCAAAATCATTTGACATTATAAAATCCACAGAGATTCTCATAATGGTTTACCTTGGCGGAATAGGTTCAATAGCCGGCTCAGTGCTTGGCGCCACAGTCTATACCATATTGATAGAGCTTTTAAGGCCCATGGGAATATGGCGAATGGTTATAATGCCTTTGGTATTGGTACTTCTTATGATATTTCGACCAAAGGGGATAACAGGACTCAGGGAATTTAAGTGGTTTATACCTGCTGCTGAAAAGAAACTATAATGTTTATGAAGTTTTACCGGAAGCATGATTATTTTTTAGCACGTTATAGGAGGCTGCAAATAAAGCCATAATCATCCATGAGAAGCGGGAAAAGGCAGAATTTAAATCAGCCCAGATAATGTTGTCTATACCTAAGACAATTATAACTGAAATAGCACAGACTAAGGCTATGGTTGCAGTTAAGGTATTATTCATAAGTTTGTAAATGTCGGCTATGACGATAACTATTTTCCAAAACAAATAGAGTAAGGCAATAATACCCAAAATGCCCATATCCCAGAAAAAGGACAGTAGAAGGCCATGAGCTTCCGTAGTTGTATATTGAGATAAGTACACAAGACCGCTGATTCCAATTCCCGCAAGGATTTTATGGGGATTTTGTTTGTAATATTTAATGCCGTCTTTCCACATCTTCACTCTGAAACTAAAAGCACTTAAGCCTTGTTTGCTGGATTTAAGAAGTTCCTTATTGGAAGACGATGTTTTTGTAAAAAATAATTGCTCATTGTAACCAAAACCAATTAAAATCCTGTCTATAAATCCAGGAGTAAAAAGTACAACAATCAGGCAAACAGATAATACAAATTCTATAGAATAGCTAAAAAAACGCTTCCTGAACTCAGGCTGAAAATAAAAAAGTAAGACAAAACCTATGATCAATGCTAAAAAGGCGGACCTTACCGCCATAACTCCAATGGAGTAAGCTATAAACAAACAGCATGCAAAATAAAGAATATGATTATACCACTTAGACCGGAGAGAAAATGACACAATAAAAAGAATTCCCATGAGCATGAGCTCCGCAGCGGCAGCTCCGGCTAACCCCATAGGCCGATTTTCGATTGTCTGTATTCCATACAAGCTAAGAGTTATTCCTTTGAACAGATTAATAAATTCAATTGTATTGTAATACTTCGAGACAAGAACCGAAACTGATTGCGCA
Coding sequences within:
- a CDS encoding response regulator, translated to MKTGKYDRKVLKLISVLYVEDQMDTREELQDILSMDIGVLYVAGDGSEGLDLFEKHRPDIVVTDIQMPKMDGLTMAQAIKDIDYNVPVIILTAFNEPRYLIQAIDIGIDSYTTKPTNPDKLLEAIYKSALTILQRREIEKKTNSMRFILDSNPSFMMAIDGNEIEYVNKTFLNFLGFENLGQFKESSIDMSAFIVKINDETVDFKTKTAWLDAIINASDKENVVYLKEHGTEREGKPFVVTAGKFPYSYYIITLTEITALELERGKLRDDAVKARDMAQKTKKMLEIQSRAAQMGELINAIAHQWKQPLNVLALIIQDLENQGMDAQAYNDFLSYQVKDGMRQIEYMSKTIDDFRDFFKPSKEKKIFYPAEAIQNALDIIGKQYKIADIVINVTGDKQATAYGYPNEFKQTIINFLNNARDAFLSNNIKERIVDISVKKDGVRTVIKIQDNAGGIPADILPLIFEPYVTSKGLQGTGIGMSIAKTIIEDNMGGVLRVENIEKGALFTVELPGERQ
- a CDS encoding ATP-binding protein encodes the protein MQINLFSIGIVVILIGIVVDTEEIVSFKTALTNDITLKAQMIAKNSIASILFYDKKRANEILKTLRYSPNIEHAVLYSKDGTVFAQYINENLSAKVSPPLPLKDGAFFEKGSLQVFQTITYNNEYSGTVYIRSDIKALYKSLIRKLLLEILISVAASLIAIFFMFRLQKSIIRPIVNILEVMNKVEKEKNYAIRAVVESDDEMGMLARGFNEMLSKIQAWNSELEYHKQNLQELVNTRTQELAEINIMLAEELTERKKAEDELRFKTNLLEELNATLEQRVLDEAVKRMKQEKMLIQQSRLAAMGEMIGNIAHQWRQPINVLSLIFYKFNRAFTEGTLTQEMMAASVAKGQKLIEGMSTTIDDFRNFFKPDKVKENFSLAKSLQSTISLFDAGFKNSGIDVSLEIVEDTTVTGYPNEFSQALLNLFSNAKDAIIEHSVHPGKVLITIGVNDKRAFLKFRDNAGGIPQHIIDRVFDPYFTTKEQGKGTGVGLYMSKMIIENNMNGSLKVSNVDGGAEFLIELPVVA
- a CDS encoding YfiR family protein, with the translated sequence MKHHGWRVKVLKGQGYILKFCLVLSAFLVFVTTPATLLCAPKSELEMKAVCILNFPVFVEWPGTAMSGTNNFLNICVLGGNPIFTVLDSLKEKECGVKMVKIRTVTETKELSACHILFIGSSDASQITPLLNQLMNKPVLTISDHESFDKNGGIIRFYIRDNVVKFKINNEAAKKAGLTISSQLLELAGGE
- a CDS encoding TonB-dependent copper receptor, which gives rise to MYGDVKKLRLFFAKLSYKLIIQFAVLTLIGWALLIVPPIVEALDNATSRGIYNLEEVVVTAPVSDAPLTVTTNPKAPHQPVPAHDGAEYLKSIPGFSIIRKGGTDGDPVLRGMSGSRLNILLDGQQIFGGCGGRMDPPTAYVFPESYDRITVIKGPESVLNGAGSSAGAVLYEREIKRFKTPGITFNGSLTAGSFGRNDQVADIRGGVEKGYAQFTATRTDSDDYKDGNGNTVHSYYTRWSSSAAVGWTPNSDTLLELSAIKSDGEAAYADRTMDGSKFDRENIALKFTRENISNVWKKLEAQLYYNYVDHVMDNYNLRTNTSGMYSAMNPDRLTVGGHIKSTLAVSDIASMVVGLDTKHDIHTGRMVMNAKSAAAATSTYESASRNEDMRFKQYGVFGETTFILSKDSLIVGGLRLDLHEALDSRSCVGGGTMCKSNPNNTKGMWDRDALPSGFIRYEGQLGNNLGVWYAGIGHAERFPDYWERLQYDSSATSTSTGKSAFLTTNPEKTTQFDIGLNWKSGRWSGSLAGFAGKINDYILIRWSPSPTLTRNIDATVLGGEGDVTYRFTDTIKTTASLAYVYGQNDTDHKALAQQPPLEFKLSGEYDNKIFSFGALWRLVASQDRYDAGSGNIVQNGMDIGSTPGFGVLSINGGWRPTKIVQLTAGLDNVFNQNYAEHLSKSYATVPGYVTPANTRIYEPGRSVWIKMNIAYF